From the genome of Mycoplasmopsis bovis PG45:
AATTTCTGTTCCTGAACACAACAGTTACATTGTTAAGACTCTTTCACAAAGAGCTAAGTCATATGATATGCCAGGTGTTCGTGTAGACGGTAATGACTTAATTGCTGTTAACGAAGTTATGCAAGAAGTTTATGACTTTGTAAGAGAAGGAAATGGACCTGTTTTAGTTGAAATGGTTACATGACGTCAAGGTCAACACACAACTAGTGACAACCCTAGAGTTTACCGTTCTAGAGAACTTGAAGTTGAAAAAGAAAAATGAGAACCATTCCACCGTATTGAAGCTTACCTTCTTTCAGAAAAACTTATTACTGAAGAAGACATTAAGGTTTGATCAGAAGCTGCTTATGAAGAAGCTAAAGCTGCATATGCACTTTCAAAAGAATTATGTGAAGCAACAACATTCGATCACATTTACGACTACACATACGAAAAATTACCTGCAGATTTAGTAAGACAAAAAGAAACAAACAGAAAATTATTTGGTAAATAATTATTCCAATTTTTGATTTTATAAAGGAGATAAATAATGGAAAAAATTTCATTAAATAACATTGGTGCCTTAAATCACGCATTAGATTTAGCAATGGAAAAATTCCCTAATGTAGTTATTTATGGTGAAGATGCAGGTTTTGAAGGTGGTGTATTCCGTGCTACTGAAGGTCTTCAAAAGAAATATGGTGACCAAAGAGTATGAGACTCACCAATTTCTGAAGGTGGTATTGCAGGATCAGCTGTTGGTGCATCTGCTGCAGGATTAAGACCAGTTGTTGAAATTCAATTCTCAGGTTTCTCATTCCCTGCTATGAACCAAATTTTTACAAACGCTGCACGTTATAGAACAAGATCACACGGTGTTTACTCATGTCCAATGGTTGTTAGAATGCCTTGTGGTGGTGGGGTTAAAGCTCTAGAACACCACTCAGAAGCTCTTGAAACAATTTACTCACACGTTCCAGGTCTAAAGGTTATAATGCCTGCTACACCTTATGACACAAAAGGTTTAATGTTAGCAGCTATCGAAGATAATGACCCAGTTATTTTCTTAGAACATAAACATGACTACCGTGCTTTCAAACAAGAAATCCCAGCTGAATACTACACAATTGAAATTGGTAAAGCAAATGTTGTTGTTCCTGGTGAAGACTTGACAATTACAGCATACGGTCACGTATTGCATGAAACTCTTGGTGCTCTTAAGTTACTACAAGAAAAAGGCAAAGATTACTCAATCGAAGTTATCGACTTAAGAACTCTTAAACCACTTGACAAAGAAACTATTGTTTCTTCAGTTAAGAAAACAGGTCGTCTATTAGCAATTTCTGAAGCTGTTGAAACACTTTCAATTAACTCAGAAATTATTACAATTGTTAACGAAGAGTGTTTTGATGATTTAGTTGCTAAACCAAGAAGACTAAACACAGCTGACGTAACAGTTCCTCTTCCTGTTTTAGAAAAACAATTCTTCTTCAGCAAAGAACACATTGCTAAAGTTATCGAAGAAATGTTAGGCTAATAAGCTAACCTATAAAACAAAAAGTGTAAATATGCTCTTTGTTTTATAATATAATTTACGTAGATTTATTTACTAAATCTACGTTTTTAAATTTAAAAACTTAATAAATATAACCGTACGGAGGTAAATATGTTATTTAAAGACACTGGCGAAGAAAAGTCAAGCTGCAAAAAAGCTGATGCGCCTGCTGTTGTAGGTCAAATTCAAGTTTCTGATGAATTACTTGATTTTTCTGCATTCGCTAAGCCAAAGAAGAAAGAAACATCATGCAAGGAAAGTGGTGCTTGCTCAAAGGATGAAGAAAACCTTACACCTCGTGAAAGAGCTATTAGAGCAAGAAAAGAAGGTAAATAATGGCTGTTGAGCTCGCAAAAGTTAAACCACTAGAAGAAAAAGAAGCTCCTATTTCAGGAATTCGTAAAGCTATTGCTAAAAACTTAAAAGAAGTTTTAGAAACATCTGCATATTGTTCATTAGTTTTAAAAGCTGATGTTACAAATCTTTGAAACTTACGTGCAAAAGTTAAAGACAAAGTTTTTGAAGAACACAATGTTAAATTAACATTCTTATCATGAATAGTTAAAGCCTCGGCTATTGCTTTAAGCGAATACCCATCTTTTGCTGCTAGATGAGATGGTGTTGAAGGTAAAGTATACTACCCTGGAACACTTAACATTGCTATAGCAGTTGACACACCTTTTGGTCTATTTGTACCTGTAATTAGAGGTGTTGAAAACCTAAGTATAATTGAAATTCAAAAAGAAATTGTTAGATTATCAACACTTGCAAGAGAAAAGAAGCTAAAAATGTCAGATATGACAGGCGGCTGCTTTGCTATTACAAACGTTGGTAGTGCCGGTGTATTATTTGGTTCTCCAATTATGAACAAAGGCAATACAGCAATTTCAGCTACTGGTGCAATCATTGATGAGTTAAAATTAAACAAAGAAGGTGCTGTTGAAAACAGAAAAGTAATGTACTTATCAATAGCAGCTGACCACCAATGAGTTGATGGTGCTGATATGGCTCGTTTCCAAGGCAGAATTAAAGAATTAATCGAAAATCCAGAACAATTAGGAGAATTTTAATATGACAGCAGAATCAAAATGCACAAAGTCATGTGCATCTAGCTGTGAAGCATCAAAATCATCTTGTGCTTCAAGCTGTGCAAGTGAATCATCATGCAAAGCTTCATGCCCAAAAAGTGAATGTTCACAAGAAAAAGTATGTTCATCTTGAAAAGATGAAGGGCTTAAATACGAAGGCGAAGTTGCTGACGAATTTGATTTAATAGTAGTTGGTTCAGGTCCTGGTGGTTACCTAGCTGCTGAAATGGCTGGTAAAGCTGGACTAAAAACTTTAATTGTTGAAAAAGAATTTTGAGGTGGTGTTTGTTTAAATATTGGATGTATTCCTACCAAAGCAATGCTTAGATCAACACATGCATTAGAAGAAGTTATTCATGCGGCTAAATTTGGTGTTGTTGCTAATTTAGAAGATCTAAAAATTGACTATCAACAATCATGAGTTAAAATGCATGAACGTAAAGCCAAAGTTGTTGCAAAGCTTTCTGGCGGCGTTAAGTTCTTAATGAAGGCATCAAAGGTACAGACTGAAGAAGGCGTTGCAAAGTTTGTTGGTGCTAGAGAAATAGAAGTTAATGGCAAGGTTTACCGTGGCAAAAATGTTATTTTAGCTACCGGTAGCCACGCTAACAGAATGAAATTCCTTGAAGGTTTTGAAAAGGGATACGAAAGTGGCAAGTTAATGACTTCACGTGAAGCTATTAACAATGACAAATCATTGCCTGAATCAATGGTTATTGTTGGTGGTGGCGTAATTGGTGTTGAATTTGCTCAAATGTATGCATCAATGGGCACCAAAGTTACAATTATCCAAAGAGAAGACCGTTTACTTCCTGGAATAGACAAGGAAATTGTTGACGAATTTGCTAAAATTCTTAAAACTGAATCAAAAATTGAAGTTATCTATGGCGCAACAAGTACAAAATTAGAAGGTGACGAAAACTTAATTTACACCAAAGATGGCAAGGAAGAAAAAATTACTGCTGAAGTTATTCTTATTGCTACAGGTAGAGTTCCTGCATCTGAAGGATTGGCTGAAGTTGGCATTGAATTAGGTGCTAGACGCGAAGTTAAAGTTGATAAATTCTTACGTACTAATGTAAAAGGTGTATATGCAATTGGTGATGTTACAAACCAAAATATGTTAGCTCATGTTGCTTACATTCACGCTGTTACAGCTGTGCACCACATTTTAGATTTATATGGAATTCCATATGATTCAACTACAAAACCAGTGCCTGCATGTATTTACACAAGCCCTGAAATTGCTACAGTTGGTTTAACTGAAGAACAAGCTAAAGAACAAGGATTGGACTTTTTTGTATCTAAATACAAGTTTGCAACCTTAGGTAAAGCGATTGCTGCTGAAGATACCAAGGGATTAGTAAAATTAATTGTTCTTAAGGACGGACACATTGTTGGTGCTTCATTAATGGGGCCTAATGTAACAGATTACGTAGCTGAATTAGCTTTAGCTATCGAAAAGAGAATTTGCGTAACTGCATTAACTCACGTAATTCACCCACACCCAACATTTAATGAAATTATTTGAGAAGCAGCTAGAAGTGCTTTATCAAAATTAACTGCTGAAAAATTAAACGAAAGAAAAAACAACTAATAATTTGTTTTTATGCTAAGCCCTGCTTAGCATTTTTTATTTTTGCTATATGTGCATCAACAAAAATATAGGCTCAAAAAAGCGCGATTATGACCCAAAATTATAGTTTTATTTTTCATATTTTATTGTACAATACTAAATATATAGTTTCTAGTTAATATTTATAATGAAAGGAGCGCATATGGCAAGAAGAGATCAACTCAATGGTAAAGGCCCTCTTGTTGGAAACTTACGTTCTCACTCAATGATCGCTACAAAAAGAAAATTTAATGTCAACTTGCAAAAAATTACTATTACAAATAGTAATGGCACCCCAACAACACTAAGAGTTAGTGCAAAAACAATTAAGACATTGAAGCGTAAGGGTATCCTTTCAGCACAAGCATAATTATCATTTAATAATATAATAAAACCAAGCATGATTTTTTAGCTTGGTTTTTATTTATTCGCCAGTTAATCCAGCTTTCACTATTTCATAGAGATCTTCACCATAAAGAGATTTAATTATTAATAGGCCTAGCTCAATTCCAGTAGATGCTGCTTTTGCTGTAAAAAGCTTATCACTTTGTGAAACTCTATCACTGCTTCTGTGTCTTGAGCATGTTTTAGCAATATGTTTGATTGGAAATGAACTATATTGCTCATTATCCTTAATAATGCCATTTTCATATAAAGCATTAGGTGCATCACAAATTGCAAAAACATATTTATTTTGATTTCTAAACTCTCTTACTATTTCTAAAGAATCTGAATCTTCTCTTAGTTCTTTTGCTCCGGCACCGCCAGGAACAAAAACGGCATCATAGTCAGATACATTAATTTTAGTTACTAAATTCAAATCAACAATTCCATGTTGTCCATTAGCTTTATCATAATGGGGATTAAAATATGCTATTTCCTCAACTTTTTCTGAGCGTTTTAAGACGCTTAATACTGAAACTAACTCCATATCATTAAAATGATTATGTACAAGCACTAGTAATTTCATATTTCCTTCTTTCTAATTATGCACCAACAACACTTTTCTTACGCCTTAGTATACCTTTTCAGATTGCTACAAAAATTAAGGCAAGTGGTAAAAAGATTGTTAAGGCAACAACAACTAAATAAACTCTTAGTCACATTTTATTACGATTGCTTTTTGCTGTTTCAATCTGGTCATGAATTTCCACCGATTTTTCACCAAAAAAGTCACCAATATCATCTAACCTTTTTTTGTCTATTAGCCTAATCACAACATAAGCCACAATAAGTGCAGCCATAATTATTGTGCAAATAAGGCAGAACAATTGAGTATTTTTAAAGCTTTTATCCAATCATTTTGGTCATTCTAAATTAATATAAAATGAGCCGTCTCTACTTCCAGCTTCCCAATTACCTGATTTATATAGCCCAAAAATGATAAGTGTAATAAGTCCTAGATAGGTAAGGATAAAAATTAATATCCATAATAAGTTAATATCTTTTAAAACAATTCTTTTATAAACTAAATGAAATGTTGAGCTTGAAGTATAATCACCTGCTGAAATAGCTTCACGGTGCCTCTGAACAGTGTTAGACCACTGTCTTTTTTCAATAGCATTTTTTATTGTGTTTGCAAATGAAATAAAAGCAACTATTGAAAAGAGAACTAAATATCCAATTAATGGCTTATCACCATTATTAACTTTAAAAGGCGGAACTTTATATCAAGTTAGAATAAAAAATGTAACAGATGCAAAAAAGATAAATAAAGAAATAAAAATCATAAATGACTTGATTTTCTTTTCTGATTTTATTACTTTGTACATCCTAGGCGAAAATTGATTCATTGGATCTCTATATGTTTTTTTAGCCTCGGTTGCAAAAGAAACATCTCTATTGCTTTGCACAATTTCCATTGTTTCTCTGTTGTGAATTGGTCTATATTTCATTACTTACCTCTATATATTATTAATTATATATAAAAGAAGTATCATTAAATATTATTGAGAAGCTTAATTGTAAGTGTTATAAGTTATATAGCAAATATGAAAAAATATTTTTTTGTAACAAATTATTTTTTTTATTTATAATTAATCTCGTTATGAATACATTCAACCAATATAATGTGCGTTCAATTATGGCTAACATTAAGATGATCTTCTTAATGAAATTTTGCTATTAGCTCCACATTTATTAGGTTATAAAAAAGCATTTTATATACATTAATAAGTAATACCAGATAAAAGTAGGAGCAAATCCTACTTTTATTTAATGCAATTTTATAGAAGTTACTTATTACAAATACTAATATATGTTCATAACACAAAAAAACACATATTTATACATACATTTGAAATCCTTAAATATTTTTGCCATACATTTATAATTTAATGTCAATTTTCTATAAGTATTCAAAGAATGTTATGGCTTATTAATGTATATAAAAGAAAGGAATAATATGCCAACAAAAAGAAATAAATTATTTTTATACTTAGGGACATCTGCAGTTGGCTTGGCCACACCATTAGTGGCTGCTAGATGCCAAAATGAAGAATATCAAGAATTGGATTACAAAAAATGAACCAATGTCTTGGATGGCAGGCCTGAGTCATTATGAAACTTAGAATTAGAATCCAAAGGCTATGAAAGTGGCGAATCAAAAGTTCAAAATGACTTAATTGCTCAAGGTATTCTTAGAGCACCTGCACCAGGAAATAGACCTGCTGTTTCTGAATATTCATTTGATGGGTCTGTAAGCTATGGTTCATGACAAAGATCAGCATTAGAATCTGCTCAAGGTATCTTAATTAGAAAAGAAGCTCTATTTTCACCAATTGTTATTAAAACAATTCAAGGACAATTTGTTAATGCCCGTCCTTCAGTATGAAGATACAAATTAGAATTGGGGTCAAAAGTTATTGTTACTGATAATAATGGTAAAACTCACGAATTTGACAATGATTTAGTCAACGAATTCCCAGCAGCTGATTCTGAAACAGTTAACCACAAAGGCAAAAGTATTGCTACTTTCAAAAATCCTATATATCAAGCAACCTCAACTGATGCAAAGAGCATTAACAGTAAGCAATTCCAAGAAGTTTTAAAGAAAGCTAAAAAACTACAATTTGAAGTTGTAAAAGGCCAAAAATGAATAAATAATAAGGGCGAAGCAACTAAATATGAAGTTGTTGCTAAGGACTTCTACTACTCATGACTAAGAACAACAGGTAGAAATGTTGAGCAGCGCGAAAAATTATTAAGTGAATCTACAGATTCTCAGTACAAAAATGGTCAAAAAAGCGATGAAATTGATAAATTTATTAACCAAAAATGATTAACACCAAATTCAAACTTCTTTACAAAGAGTTCAAAATATTCTAATGAATACGTTTACCAATTTTTAAGCATTGATTCATCTAAGTTTTATAAAGAAGAATTATTCATTGAAGGTGACAAACTTACATTTAATCCACTAACAGAAGGAAAACAAGGTTCATTTGACTTGCTTTTTGAACACATAGCAACTTCACAAGACTTTTCAGCAGCACCATCACAATTATTAGAGGAGCATGATCAAGATCCAGATAAAGTTCCTGTTAAGCCATTAAGACCACAAGTTGAAAAAACGACAACCGATGAATATAGGAAAATTTTAAATGGCACTAAAGGATCATTAGCAAGTAAAATTGGACTATACTGATATGGTTTCCATGAAGATGATGTTCTAACTGCTGGTAGGTACTACTATGCTGGATGAAACCCAAGTAATAGAGAAGAAACCTACAAATTAAATCCTCATTATAGAAAAGAAAATCCAAAGGATCCAATTGCCAAGTGAAAAGAATCAAGAAGAATTAAAGAATATCGTACATGATACCAAGGGGATTCATTAAACGAAAATATCTTTAAAACAGCTGTAAAGAACGATTTCTTAAGAGGAAAATTGGCATTTGCACCTCAATCATTATTAGATAAAAAAGACTTAGATTTATTTAGTAATAGACAGCGTGACTATGGAGCAAGTTTTATTAGAGAAAATAACCCAACAACTAGTCCATATCAATTCTTAACCTCATACATACCATATTCACAAAAACATACTAATGAAACTAAATTCAATTTTAATGAACATTTTGCAAAATTAGCATTTGGCGCTTCATTAAAAGAAATTAGAGAAGGTGGCAAACCAACTAATTTAAAAGATAAATTAGGTGGCACAGCTGTTGCATTTAGAACATTAATTAACTCTGCAATTAACTGAGAATATTTAGCTAAATACATCAGCAATGATAAAAAAACTGCATGAGTTAGCTTAATTGCGCCTAACACCGCAATTCAAGCTAGTGATCAAAATGGCAAAATTGTTCAACCTGCAGAATTTGCAGATAAATTTAATGAACAATTCTTTGTTGATGCCCAAGGAAACAAGGTTGCTACAGTTACTCCTAAAGAAAATAAAGACAAATCAACAGTACAAAGTGATGCTGAGAGATTCAAATCAGCTAAATTTAAAGAAATCCAAGCTGAGGTTAAGAAAATCTTAGACAAGTATTATAAAGATAATAATCTAAATGCAGACAAAGATAAAGTTGAGTGAACTTTAATTAACCGAAATGTTGGTTCATTTAACCCACCATTATTAGAACAATTAGTAAGATGAATCCCAGATCTTTACAAGGCTCTTGACCCAAGACTTAGTGCAACATATAAAAAGTTTGACGCTAGAGAAGAATGAGTTTCAGCTATTGCTTCACATACTTCATATGCAAACTTTGCTTCAATTAGATATGACACAAACAACATAGGCGCTGGTTATGATGGATTAGGCTTATCATCACTAAGAGTTATCTTAGTATTGATTAATTCAGATGCTGAACTTCAAAACTCATTAAGAAAGAGCTTCCCACAATTAGTAAAAGTTGCTGATGAATTCGTTAAGTTTATGAACGATTCTAAAAACCAATTTAAATGAAGTGTAGATTTCAAACATTGAAAAGATGTAGAAAGCAAATACTGAGATGATTTAAATGATGATCCAAGTGTATATAAATGAAACGAAAGCGAGAAAAAACTAGAAAGGAATACTGATACATATACTAAATGAACACATCTTTCAGCAGCTAGCGCCGAATTCTTTGTTAAATATGCAAACAGTTTACCTCTAGAAGATAATATTGCTCTATCAAACGAATTATCAAACTACTATGGTAGAGTTCCTGAACCTGCATTTTTAATAAACAAAGATCAATTTATTATCTCATTCCTAAGTCCATCTCTTTCTAGACCATATACAGGAACAGACGCCTTATGGTTTGCTGACTTTGTAATCCGTGATAATAAATAATTAAATAACTAAAATAATATAAAATTAAGCTATGTTTAAGTATATATCCAAAAGAATAGCTATGGCTATTCTTACATTATTTATTGTTATAATCTTTTCTTATACACTATTAGCGGCTTTTGGTAAGAATCCATATGAAGGGATAGAAGCTGAATACATAAACAATGCAAGGCCAGGTGATGTTGTATTAGAACAAATAAAAAGAGATGCAGAGAACTATAGAAATACTCCTGTTTTAGTAAAATTATTTAATTACTTAGGTGGCTTATTTAAAGGGGATTTTGGAACTCTTTACGGAAAAATAAAAGGACAAAATGCTTTTGGCCAAAGTGTAGTAGCAGTGTTCTGAGAATACATGCCAAATAGTTTATTTGTTTCGCTTCCTGCCTTTATAGTTAGTGCACTTTTAGGAACAAC
Proteins encoded in this window:
- a CDS encoding DJ-1/PfpI family protein, whose translation is MKLLVLVHNHFNDMELVSVLSVLKRSEKVEEIAYFNPHYDKANGQHGIVDLNLVTKINVSDYDAVFVPGGAGAKELREDSDSLEIVREFRNQNKYVFAICDAPNALYENGIIKDNEQYSSFPIKHIAKTCSRHRSSDRVSQSDKLFTAKAASTGIELGLLIIKSLYGEDLYEIVKAGLTGE
- a CDS encoding MSC_0882 family membrane protein — translated: MKYRPIHNRETMEIVQSNRDVSFATEAKKTYRDPMNQFSPRMYKVIKSEKKIKSFMIFISLFIFFASVTFFILTWYKVPPFKVNNGDKPLIGYLVLFSIVAFISFANTIKNAIEKRQWSNTVQRHREAISAGDYTSSSTFHLVYKRIVLKDINLLWILIFILTYLGLITLIIFGLYKSGNWEAGSRDGSFYINLEWPKWLDKSFKNTQLFCLICTIIMAALIVAYVVIRLIDKKRLDDIGDFFGEKSVEIHDQIETAKSNRNKMWLRVYLVVVALTIFLPLALIFVAIWKGILRRKKSVVGA
- a CDS encoding alpha-ketoacid dehydrogenase subunit beta; the encoded protein is MEKISLNNIGALNHALDLAMEKFPNVVIYGEDAGFEGGVFRATEGLQKKYGDQRVWDSPISEGGIAGSAVGASAAGLRPVVEIQFSGFSFPAMNQIFTNAARYRTRSHGVYSCPMVVRMPCGGGVKALEHHSEALETIYSHVPGLKVIMPATPYDTKGLMLAAIEDNDPVIFLEHKHDYRAFKQEIPAEYYTIEIGKANVVVPGEDLTITAYGHVLHETLGALKLLQEKGKDYSIEVIDLRTLKPLDKETIVSSVKKTGRLLAISEAVETLSINSEIITIVNEECFDDLVAKPRRLNTADVTVPLPVLEKQFFFSKEHIAKVIEEMLG
- the rpmB gene encoding 50S ribosomal protein L28, which gives rise to MARRDQLNGKGPLVGNLRSHSMIATKRKFNVNLQKITITNSNGTPTTLRVSAKTIKTLKRKGILSAQA
- a CDS encoding 2-oxo acid dehydrogenase subunit E2, whose amino-acid sequence is MAVELAKVKPLEEKEAPISGIRKAIAKNLKEVLETSAYCSLVLKADVTNLWNLRAKVKDKVFEEHNVKLTFLSWIVKASAIALSEYPSFAARWDGVEGKVYYPGTLNIAIAVDTPFGLFVPVIRGVENLSIIEIQKEIVRLSTLAREKKLKMSDMTGGCFAITNVGSAGVLFGSPIMNKGNTAISATGAIIDELKLNKEGAVENRKVMYLSIAADHQWVDGADMARFQGRIKELIENPEQLGEF
- the lpdA gene encoding dihydrolipoyl dehydrogenase, which encodes MTAESKCTKSCASSCEASKSSCASSCASESSCKASCPKSECSQEKVCSSWKDEGLKYEGEVADEFDLIVVGSGPGGYLAAEMAGKAGLKTLIVEKEFWGGVCLNIGCIPTKAMLRSTHALEEVIHAAKFGVVANLEDLKIDYQQSWVKMHERKAKVVAKLSGGVKFLMKASKVQTEEGVAKFVGAREIEVNGKVYRGKNVILATGSHANRMKFLEGFEKGYESGKLMTSREAINNDKSLPESMVIVGGGVIGVEFAQMYASMGTKVTIIQREDRLLPGIDKEIVDEFAKILKTESKIEVIYGATSTKLEGDENLIYTKDGKEEKITAEVILIATGRVPASEGLAEVGIELGARREVKVDKFLRTNVKGVYAIGDVTNQNMLAHVAYIHAVTAVHHILDLYGIPYDSTTKPVPACIYTSPEIATVGLTEEQAKEQGLDFFVSKYKFATLGKAIAAEDTKGLVKLIVLKDGHIVGASLMGPNVTDYVAELALAIEKRICVTALTHVIHPHPTFNEIIWEAARSALSKLTAEKLNERKNN
- a CDS encoding OppA family ABC transporter substrate-binding lipoprotein, translated to MPTKRNKLFLYLGTSAVGLATPLVAARCQNEEYQELDYKKWTNVLDGRPESLWNLELESKGYESGESKVQNDLIAQGILRAPAPGNRPAVSEYSFDGSVSYGSWQRSALESAQGILIRKEALFSPIVIKTIQGQFVNARPSVWRYKLELGSKVIVTDNNGKTHEFDNDLVNEFPAADSETVNHKGKSIATFKNPIYQATSTDAKSINSKQFQEVLKKAKKLQFEVVKGQKWINNKGEATKYEVVAKDFYYSWLRTTGRNVEQREKLLSESTDSQYKNGQKSDEIDKFINQKWLTPNSNFFTKSSKYSNEYVYQFLSIDSSKFYKEELFIEGDKLTFNPLTEGKQGSFDLLFEHIATSQDFSAAPSQLLEEHDQDPDKVPVKPLRPQVEKTTTDEYRKILNGTKGSLASKIGLYWYGFHEDDVLTAGRYYYAGWNPSNREETYKLNPHYRKENPKDPIAKWKESRRIKEYRTWYQGDSLNENIFKTAVKNDFLRGKLAFAPQSLLDKKDLDLFSNRQRDYGASFIRENNPTTSPYQFLTSYIPYSQKHTNETKFNFNEHFAKLAFGASLKEIREGGKPTNLKDKLGGTAVAFRTLINSAINWEYLAKYISNDKKTAWVSLIAPNTAIQASDQNGKIVQPAEFADKFNEQFFVDAQGNKVATVTPKENKDKSTVQSDAERFKSAKFKEIQAEVKKILDKYYKDNNLNADKDKVEWTLINRNVGSFNPPLLEQLVRWIPDLYKALDPRLSATYKKFDAREEWVSAIASHTSYANFASIRYDTNNIGAGYDGLGLSSLRVILVLINSDAELQNSLRKSFPQLVKVADEFVKFMNDSKNQFKWSVDFKHWKDVESKYWDDLNDDPSVYKWNESEKKLERNTDTYTKWTHLSAASAEFFVKYANSLPLEDNIALSNELSNYYGRVPEPAFLINKDQFIISFLSPSLSRPYTGTDALWFADFVIRDNK